The genomic region GGGCGCGCTCGTCCAGGCCGGACTCGTCGTCCTCTTCCCGGTCCGCCGCTGGGGCCACCAGCGCGACTCCCTCGCGGACGCGCTCGCCGCCGAGGCCGACTACGCCCGGCGGCTGCGCCAGGATCCGGTCGCGCCCTTCGACCCGGTGCCGTTCATGGACGCCCGCCAGGCCGCGGCCGTCACCCCGCGCGAGGCCCGCCGCCGCCCCGCCGCCCTGCACGGCACCCGGGGCCTCGCCGAGCGCGTCAGGCCGGTGCTCGCCTCGCTCGCCGACCCGGCCGTCGGAGCCGCCGCCGAGGGGGCGGAGCGGGACCGGGCGCTGGAACTGCTGGCCGCCGCCGCCTCCGTACTGGACACCGCGGCCCGCACCATCCGGCACGGCGAACCGGTCGCCTCCCCCACCCAGGCTCTCGCCGTACTGGAGGCCCCCGACAACGCCGAAGTGCTCACCGGCCCCGCCCGCCGCGCCGCGGTCCGCCTGTCCGCCCTGCTCCGCGATGTGACCGAGGCGGCGCAGGGCGAGGGCAGCAGGCCCGAGTCCGAACCCCTGCTGCGCCCCGCGCTGGTACGCATGGTCCCGTCCGCACTGGAGAAGATGCGCAAGGAGCTGCGCACCCACGAATCAGCCGTCCTGCGGCACGCGATCCGCACCTCGGTGGTCGCCGCCGGCGGCTATCTCATCGGCATCGCGCTCCCGTTCGGCCACGGCTACTGGGTGCCGCTGGCCGCCGTGATGGTGATGCGCCCGGACTTCTCCCAGACGTACGGCCGCGCGGTCGCCCGGCTGTGCGGCACCCTCCTCGGGGTCGCGTTCGCCACCGCGGTCGTCCAGCTGGCCGACCCGGGACCCGTCGTCTCGGGGGCCCTCGCGGTGCTCTGCGCCGGGCTGAACTTCCTGCTGATGCGTACGGGCTACGCCGCCACCTCGGCCTGTATCGCGGCGTACGTCGTCTTCCTGCTCGACATGAGCGGACTCGAACTCGGCCAGACCATCCGGGACCGCGTCGTCCTCACGCTCGTCGGCGGACTGCTCGCGATGGTCTCGTACGCCGTCTACCCGGCCTGGGAGACGCCCCGGCTGCGCAACCGCCTCGCCGACTGGCTGATCGCCGACGGCCGCTACGCCGCCGCGGTGATCGCGTACTACGCGGACCCCGCGGGCGCCCGCCAGACCGCCGTGCGCGAGGCGGTGCTGGCCGCCCGCGCCGCCCGCATCGACTGGCAGGAAGCCGTGGAGCGGGCGGCCCACGAGCCCGTGCGTCACCGGGGGATCTCCCGCGCGGCGGCCTCCGACGCCGAGGACGCGATGGCCCAGCTGAGCCGCGCCGCCATGCTGATGGAGGCGCATCTGCCCGGCCGCACCACCGCCCCCGTACCGGCGGCGCAGCAGGTGGCCGACGCGCTGCGGCGGGCCACCGAGCGGGGCGCCAGGGACATCCGGGCCCGGCGGGTGCCGCACTGGGACGAGGTGCGGGAGGCGCTCGCCCGCTGGGACGGCGAAGGCGTTCCCGACCAGGTCGTACGCAGCGGGGCCGACCTGCTCCTGGACGCCCTCGACGAACTCACCGACGCTCTGGACGACGAAGGGCCGCGCGCCAAGGGCGACTTGGCCCCGCGGTCCGGAGGGGCGTGACGGTCCCGGACGGCGCCTCCCGGCCCCCGCACCCGCTCCGGACCCACCCGCTACGGGTTCGGCAGCTTCAGCCCGCCCGGGAGCTTCCCGCCGTCGGTCTTCTTGAAGGTGTCCTTGAGCCCGGCGTCCCACGAGACCGTCATGGTCCTGCCGTCGGCGGACTCGATCGACCCCATGGTCCGGTCGGTGTTCCCGTCCGGGCACGTGAGCGACAGCATCGGCTTGCCCATGTCGGCCACCGTGCCCGTGCAGACGTGCTGGCCCGCGATGGCGGCCTGCTTGCCCTGGATCACCAGCGCCGTGGACTTCCCGTCGGTGGTGGCGAGCCAACTGCCCTCGACGTCAGCTGACTTCGCACCGCTGTCGCCGCTCCCGGCGCCGCCGGAGCTCGCCGACGGGGCGGGGGCGGCGGTCTTCTGACTGTCCGAGGCGTCGGAACTCTTGTCGTTGCTGCTGGAACAGCCGCTGATCACCAGGACCGTTGCCAGACCCGCGAGGGCTGCGCCGCTGGTACGTACGAACCTGTTCACTTCATCTCCCCCTGAGTTCGAGACGGGCGCGCCGGAGCGCCGGAACGCCGGAAGCGCGGAACGCGCCAAACTACCAGGGAGCCGGATCGAAGCGCCGCGCGTCACAGTGAATGAGAACGCTTTCAGGGGCAAAGCTGTAGTGGAACGAACACCCCGTGTGCACGTGCATTTGCTCATGCATCGGCATGTGAACACAGCTATGATCCAGGACAGTTGACATCTGTACTTCCGTACTTCTGCACTTCCCGGGAGCGACCTGTGCACCACGCGTACAACGGCATGGCGGCCACAGCACTTCACGGGGTCGTCTGGCAGAAGAGTGAGCAGAGCAACTCGCAGGGATCGTGCGTGGAGTTCGCCAAACTGCCCGGCGGTGATGTGGCGGTGCGCAATTCACGCCATCCCGAAGGGCCGGCCCTCGTCTACACCCCGGCGGAGATAGCGGCCATGCTGATCGGCGTGAAGGCCGGGGAGTTCGACCACCTCGTGGCCGGGGCGGAAACGGACCAGCCGTAGCCGGCCCTGCCCACGCCGTGCGACGCTGTACGGCGCCCGGCGAAGACCGGCCGGACAGATCCTCTAGTCGGCGGTGTGCAGCCGGAAGAGTGCCCAGACCACCTTGCCGCTCAGCGTGCCCGCCAACGGGTGCCATCCCCAGCTGTCGGCGAAGGAGTCCACCAGGAAGAGCCCGCGGCCCGACTCGGCGGCGAAGTCGCCCACGTCGCGCGCGCTGGGGCCCTCGTCGCTGGGGTCACGGACCGCGCACACCAGCCGTGAGGTCCACCGCATCAGGTGCAGCCGGACCGGGGCGTCCTCGTTCCTCGGGGCGTCGGCGGGCAGCGCGTGCCGCAACGCGTTGGTGACGAGTTCGGACGCGACCAGCGCGACGTCGTCGAACCGTTCGCAGAGACCCCAGGAGCCGAGCGTCGACTTGGTGAACTGCCGCGCCCCGCGCACCGCTTCGAAGCGTGGCGGCAGCGAGCACGAAGCAGAACTGGACACGGCCGCGGGGTCGATGGGGGGAAGCCCCTGCCTTAACGGCTCGAGCATGGTCGATCCATTCGTCCCCATGCGAGGCACTCCCGGGATTCGCGGCCGTAGCCAGCGTGCGGTGGTACGAGAACGCAGGTGCGCGGGGACCATGGTTCCGAATGCGCAGGGCAGATGCAAGGGCAGATGCACGTGCACGCGCCGGACTTGCGCGGGCCCGTACCGTTTCTTGGTCATTTCTTCCTGCGGCTGATTTTCGAGCTTTGCTCTTTCTGTAATCGATTGAGTACGGGGTGAAGCGTTTTGATGGCAGACTGCGCGTCACATCGCGACCGGGGAGGGTTGGAAACGTGCCAGGAGGCGAGTCATGGGGTTCTCCCCAGACGTTGAGCCCCGGGGGAGGTTCTGTTGTACGGCGCATTCTGCTGGGCTCACAGCTCAGGCGCCTGCGCGAATCACGCGGGATCACCCGCGAGGCGGCCGGATATTCGATCCGCGCGTCCGAATCCAAGATCAGCCGCATGGAGTTGGGACGGGTGAGCTTCAAGGCCAGGGACGTAGAGGATCTCCTCACGCTCTACGGAGTGATCGACGACGCGGAGCGAGCGGCCCTCCTCGGTCTGGCCAAGGAGGCCAACTTGGCGGGCTGGTGGCACAGTTACGGCGACGTACTGCCCGGCTGGTTCCAGACGTACGTCGGACTCGAAGGCGCTGCCTCGCTGATCCGTGCGTACGAAGTGCAGTTCGTGCACGGCTTGTTGCAGACCGAGGCGTACGCCCACGCGGTCGTCTCGCGCGGCAACCCCAAGGCGTCGACCGCCGAGATCGACCGGCGCGTCGCGCTGCGCCTGGAGCGGCAGAAGGCGCTGGTCTCGGAGAGCGCGCCGCAACTCCATGCCGTACTCGACGAAGCGGCGCTGCGCCGCCCGTACGGCGACCGGAACGTGATGCGGGGCCAGTTGCAGCACCTCATGGAGATCTCCGAGCAGCCGAACGTCACGCTCCAGGTGATGCCCTTCAGCTTCGGCGGGCACGCGGGGGAGAGCGGCGCCTTCACGCTGCTGCGCTTCCCGGAGTCCGATCTGTCGGACCTCGTCTACCTGGAACAGCTGACCAGTTCGCTGTATCTGGACAAGCCCGAAGAGGTCGCGCAGTACGAGCAGGTCATGGAGGAACTCCAGCGCGAGAGCCCGGATCCGGCGGGCAGCCGGGACGTTCTCCGTGGTCTACTCCAACTCTCGTAATACGTAAGTACGATGACGTCACATCAGGAGTCTGTACCAGCAGTAGCAGTAGGGGATGACATGTCCTTCTTCACCGAGCTGGCCCACCAGTACATCGACGGCGCGTGGCGGACCGGCAGTGGCTCGTGGGACATCATCGACTTCAACCCGTACAACGGCGAGAAGCTGGCCTCGATCACCGTGGCGACGGTCGACGAGGTCGACGAGGCCTACCGTGCCGCCGAACGCGCGCAGCAGGCCTGGGCGCAGACCAATCCGTACACCCGCCGGCTCGTCTTCGAGCGGGCGCTGCGGATCACCGAGGAGCGCGAGACCGCGATCGTCGAGGCGATGATCGAGGAACTCGGCGGGACCCGGGTCAAGGCGGAGTACGAGGTCCGCGCGGCGAAGGAGTTCCTGCGCGAGGCGATACAGCTCGCGGTGCGCCCGGAGGGACGGATCCTGCCGTCCCCGGTGGACGGCAAGGAGAACCGCGTCTACCGGCTGCCGGTCGGCGTCGTCGGTGTGATCAGCCCCTTCAACTTCCCGTTCCTGATCACCCTCAAGTCGGTCGCGCCCGCGCTGGCGCTGGGCAACGCGGTGGTCGTCAAGCCGAACCAGAACGCGCCCGTCGTCGGCGGCGGCCTGATCGCCAAGATCTTCGAGGACGCGGGCCTGCCGGGCGGGCTGCTGAACGTCCTCGTCACCGACATCGCCGAGATCGGTGACGCGCTCATCGAGCACCCGGTGCCCAAGGTGATCTCGTTCGCGGGCTCCGACCGGGTGGGCCGCCACGTCGGCGCGGTCGCGGGCAGCCACTTCAAGCGGGCCATCCTGGAACTCAGCGGCAACAGCGCCCTCGTGGTGCTCGACGACGCGGACCTGGACTACGCGGTCGACGCGGCGATTTTCAGCCGTTTCGCGTACCAGGGTCAGGTCTGCATGGCGGCCAACCGGATCCTGGTGGACCGCGGCGTCGCGGACCGGTTCGCCGAGAAGTTCACCGAGCGCGTGGCGGCGCTCAGGACCGGCGATCCCGCCGACCCGGAGACCCACATCGGCCCGGTCATCAACGGCTTCCAGGCCGAGGCGCTGACCAACCTCGTGGACCAGGCCGTGGCGGAGGGCGCCACGGCGCTCGTCCGGGGCACCACGCACGGCAATCTGGTCGAACCCACGGTCCTGGCCGGGCTGCCCGCCGACTCCCCGCTGCACCAGCAGGAGATCTTCGGTCCGGTGGTGCTGCTGGTGACCTTCGACGGTGAGGACGACGCCGTACGGCTGGCCAACGACAGCCCGTACGGCCTGAGCGGCGCCGTGCACACCGCCGATGTGGAGCGGGGCGTGCGGTTCGCCAAGCGGGTCGTCACCGGCATGATGCATGTCAACGACTCGACGATCCAGGACGAGCCGCTGGTGGCCTTCGGCGGTGAGAAGTACTCGGGGCTCGGGCGGCTGAACGGTGACTCGACGGTGGAGGCGTTCACCACCCAGAAGTGGATCTCGATCCAGCACGGCCGTACGGACTTCCCGTTCTGATGTGCCGGGACGTGCTGCGGCCTGACGTGCCGTGGTCTGACGTGCCGCGGTCGGATGCCGTCGGCTGAGCAGGCCGGGCGCGCGAGCGAAGGCTCTACGCTGGGCCCATGTCAGCGATCCGTCTGCTCGTCCTCGGTGCGGTCCGCCAGCACGGGCGGGCACACGGCTACCAGGTGCGCAACGACCTGGAGTACTGGGGCGCCCACGAGTGGTCCAGCGCCAAGCCGGGCTCCATCTACCACGCCCTGAAGCAGCTGGCGAAGCAAGGCCTGCTGCTGGCCCACGAGACCGCGCCGAGCACCGCGGGCGGGCCGCCGCGCACCGAGTACGAGCTGACGCCGGCCGGCCGGTCCGAGTACCTCGGACTGCTGCGTGCGGCCCTGGTCGGCCACGACCAGAAGATGGACGTGCTGTCGGCGGCGCTCGGCTGCATCGTCGACCTGGAGCGGGCCGAGGCCGTCGGGCTGCTGAAGGAACGGGTGCGCGGGATCGAGGCCTGGCGGGCCGAGGTGACCGAGCGCTACATCCCCGAGGAGGGGCCGCAGCAGCTCGGTCACATCGGCGAGATCATGAACCTCTGGGTCCATACGGCGGACGGCGGGGCCGAGTGGACGCGCGGGCTGATCGAGCGGATCGAGGGCGGGGCGTACGTGTTCGCGGGCGAGGGCGAGCCCTTCGTGGGGGTCCTCGCCGAGGGCGAGGAGAACCCGTACGCCCGGCCCGATCCGAACGCCCGGAACCCGTGAGCCCGGCCTGATCCGAACGCCCAGGACCCTTGTCCGGCCGGACAGGTCCCAGGGCAGGTCCCAGCACAGGTCCTAGTGGTGGAAGGCCGTCGCCAGCGTCTTGCTCCGCTCCAACGGCGCCGACTGGCGCCGCAGTTCGGGCAGCAGCCCTTCCAGGTCGCCCACCAGGAGGTCCGACAGGTCCTCGGAGAAGCCGTTGCGGCAGACCACCCGCAGCACCGAGAGGTCCTGCCGGTTCTCGGGGAAGGTGTACGCCGGTACCAGCCAGCCCCGTTCGCGCAGCCGCCGGGACACGTCGAAGACGTCGAAGTGCGTGTTGTCGGGGGCGGTGGTGAAGGCGAACACCGGCAGTTCGTTGCCCCGCGTCAGGAGCCGGAAGTCGCCGAACGCCTCGATCCGCCCGGCCAGTTTCTCCGCGATGGTCCTGCTCGTCTGCTGGACGGCCCGGTAGCCGTCCTTCCCGAGCCGCAGGAACGAGTAGTACTGCGCCACCACTTGTGCTCCCGGCCGGGAGAAGTTGAGCGCGAAGGTCGGCATGTCGCCGCCCAAGTAGTTGACGCGGAAGACCAGTTCCTCGGGCAGCTCCTCGGCGGACCGCCACAGGGCCCAGCCGACACCGGGGTAGACGAGGCCGTACTTGTGGCCCGAGGTGTTGATCGAGGAGACCCGCGGCAGCCTGAAGTCCCAGACCAGGTCCTCGTCCAGGAAGGGGGCGACCATCGCGCCGGACGCGCCGTCGACATGGACGGGGATGTCCAGGCCGGTCCGTTCCTGGAGGGCGTCCAGGGCCGCGCAGAGCTCGGCGACCGGTTCGTACGAACCGTCGAAGGTGGAGCCGAGCACGGCCACCACGCCGATGGTGTTCTCGTCACAGAGGTCCGCCGCGGCCTGCGGGTCGAGGTGGAAACGGTCACCCTCCATGGGGACCAGGCGCGCCTCGACCTCCCAGAAGTTGCAGAACTTCTCCCAGCAGACCTGGACGTTGACGCCCATGACGAGGTTCGGCCGGGCGGTCGCCGGATAGCGGTCCGCGTTCCGCTTCGCCCAGCGGCGCTTCAGCGCCATGCCCGCGAGCATGCACGCCTCGCTGGAGCCGGTCGTGGAACAGCCCACGGCCGTCGCGGGATCCGGTGCGTTCCACAGATCGGCGAGCATCACGACACAGCGCCGCTCCAGTTCGGCGGTGCGCGGGTACTCGTCCTTGTCGATCATGTTCTTGTCCCGGCACTCCGCGAGGAGCACATCGGCCTGCGGCTCCATCCACGTCGTGACGAACGTGGCCAGGTTGAGCCGGGAGTTGCCGTCCAGCATCAGCTCGTCATGGACCAGTTGGTACGCGCTCGACGGCGGCAGTGGGCCGTCGGGGAGCCGGTGCTTGGGCGGCGCGGTGTCCATACCGGCGACCGGATTCGCTTCGCCGAAGAAGGGGTTGACCGCGACGGTCGCCGCCCTCTTCGCCTTGGATCCGTCCGCGCCTCGGTGCAGTGCCATGGTTCGCGCTCGCCTTCCGCTAGCTGGTCCGACCGGCCCGCAGGTCCGTCAACTGTCGGCGGCCCGACCGGCCTTGAGGGCCCGGGTGATCTGGACGACCCGCTCGGCCTGGACCCGTGCCGCGATCAGGGTCTGCTCTCCCACGGGGATGTCGCCCTGCCCCGCCACATGAGAAGTGCCGTACGGGTTGCCGTCGATGAACTTCGAGGGATCCGTGTACCCGGGGGCGACGAGGATACCGCCGAAGTGGTGAACGGTGTTGTACAGGGCCAGGAGCGTGGACTCCTGCCCGCCGTGCGTGGTCGCGGTCGACGTGAACCCGCTGTACACCTTGTCGGCCAGCTGTCCCGCCTGCCACAGTCCGCCGAGCGTGTCGATGAACTGCTTGAGCTGGGAGGTGACGTTGCCGAAGCGGGTGGGGGTGCCGAAGACCACGGCGTCCGCCCAGATCATGTCGTCGGGCTGGGCCTCGGGAATGTCCGCCGTGGCCTGCACATTGGCCGCCCAGGCGGGGGTGGAGTCGATGGCTGCCTGCGGGGCCAGCTCCTGGGCCCTGCGCAGCCGTACCTCGGCTCCCGCCGCCTCCGAACTCCGGGTGATCTCCCTGGCGATGGTGGCGACGGTGCCGGTGCTGGAGTAGTAGATGACGGCGATCTTCACGGGATCCACGGACGTGGGCATGCGATGAACCTCCTCCTGAGACCCCCTGCGGCGACGATACGGACAAATACCCCGGACGGCTCGCCGGGCCGCGGGCGTGTGCGGCGGGGCGGGGTGGCGCGGCCCGGACGTCCCGGGCGGCGCCACCCCGGGTCACGTCACAGCTTGCCGATCACGACCGCCGTGCCGTACGCGCACACCTCGGTGCCGACATCGGCCGCCTCGGTGACGTCGAACCGCATCGCGAGCACCCCGTTGGCGCCCCGCACGCGGGCCTGTTCGATCAGCCGCTCCATGGCCTGGTTACGGGTCTGCACCAGGGTCTTCGTCAGCCCCTTGAGCTCGCCGCCCATCATCGACTTCAGTCCGGCCCCGATCTGGCTGCCCAGATGGCGGGAGCGGACGGTGAGGCCGAACACCTCGCCGATCACCTGCTGGACCGCGTAGCCCGGGACATCGTTCGTCGTGACGACCAGTACGTCGGACTGAGGGGTCTGTCCGCCGCCGTAATTCTCGATGCTCATCGGCATCCACCTCCTGGTGATCACTTTTGCCTGAAAATGCACATATCGCACCCTCGGTGATGTGATGGAACCAGGATTCGGCTGCGGGCGTTGATAACTTTGGCCAGCCATTACCCGCATGGCACCCATGCCGACTGACCCCAGGAGCCCGGAACCCGTGACCACTCTCGCGCTCGGACCGAGCTGGCTGGACCCGGACTACCTGATCAGCACCTTCGGGGTGGCCGGTCTGCTGGCGATCGTCTTCGCCGAATCAGGCCTGCTGATCGGCTTCTTCCTGCCCGGCGACTCGCTGCTGTTCACCAGCGGTCTGCTGGTCACCACCGGCAAGCTCGGCACCCCGCTCTGGCTGCTCTGCGCGCTGGTCGCGATCGCCGCGATCGTGGGCGACCAGGTCGGCTACCTCTTCGGCCGCAAGGTCGGCCCGTCGCTGTTCAAGCGCCCGGACTCCAAGCTCTTCAAGCAGGAGAACGTCGAGAAGGCGCACGAGTTCTTCGAGAAGTACGGCCCGAAGTCGCTGATCCTGGCCCGCTTCGTGCCTGTGGTGCGGACGTTCACGCCGATCATCGCGGGCGTGAGCCGGATGAACTACCGCTCGTTCCTGATCTTCAACATCATCGGCGGCACGCTCTGGGGCGTGGGGGTCACGCTGCTCGGCGCGGTCCTCGGCAAGATCGACTTCGTCAACAAGCACATCGAGCTGATCCTGGTGGCGATCGTGCTGGTCTCGGTGATCCCGATCGCGATCGAGTACCTGCGGGCCCGCGGCAAGGCGCAGAAGCAGGCCGCGGCGGGCGAGACCGGCGACGGACCGGTGCCGACGACCACGCGCGGACGGCACGCGAAGCGGTAGCGGTGAGCGGAAACGGTGAGCTGGGCGGCCCGGGAACGGCAGCGGGCCACGGGCCGCCGTAACGCGCTAGAACCCGCGCGTCCGCTTCGCCGCGCGGCGCTGGCCGCCGACCACACCCGGCGCATACATGAAGAGCCGTGAGATCTCCCCGCCCAGGTTCACCCCGATCGCGATGGCCAGCGCCAGCGCGGCGGCCTTGGTCAGGGAGGCCAGGCCGTGGTTCACGTCGTTGTGCGCGATGTACAGCATCCCGAAGTACGTCGCGGAGCCCGGCAGCAACGGCCCGATCGCCGCGGTGACGTACGGCAGCGCCGACGCGTACCGGTAGCGCGAGAACAACTGCCCGAACAGCCCCACCAGCCCGGCCGCGATGGCCGTCGACGGTACGGGGGAGAAGCCCCCGGCGTAGTGCAGCGCCCCGTAGATCACCCAGGCCACCCCACCGTTCAGTGTCACCATCAGCACCGTGGACCGGTCCTGCTGGAGCAGGATCGCGAAGGCGAAGGTGAGCATCATCGCGGCGAGGATCTGGATGACCGGACGGTCCACGGTGAGCAGCGCCGCTTCCGCGTCCAGCTGGTCGGCGCCCAGCTTGAGCCCCAGGTACAGCACGATCAGCACGCCGATGACGATCGAGATGAAGAAGTACACGACTTCGAGCAGTCGCGCGGACGCGGTGATGTAGTAGCCGGTCAGACCGTCCTGCACCCCGGCGACCAGGGCCCGCCCGGGGAGCAGGGCGAAGAGGCCACCGGTGATCACCGCGGAGGCGCGCAGTTCGGGCACGTTCGCGAGGGTGAGCGCCACCCCCATCGCCGCGGGCGGCATCGCGGCCACCGCGAACTGGTAGAACTCCGGCAGCCCGCGCCCGGCACACAGCCAGGCGAGCCGGTCGCCCATCATGGCGCCCACCATCGCGGCGAAGAACACCAGCGTGCTGCCGCCGACCAGCACCGAGGCCGCTCCGGCCAGCGTCCCGCTGGCGAGCGTCAGCGCCCAGCCCGGGTACGGGTGCCGGTTCCGCCGGATCCCGGCGAGCCCGCGGTAGGCCTCTTCCAGCGAGACGTCGACGTCCTCCGACGTGATGTCGTCGATGAGGTGGTAGACGGCCGCCAGTCGGGTGTAGTCGGTGCCCCGGCGGCGTACGGTACGGCTCGCCGTCACCGGGTCGTCCACCAGCGACGGCTGGTGGGAGATCGACAGCAGGGTGAAGGTGACGGTCGGCTCGCAGCGTTCGAGGCCGTACGCCTGGGTGACGGCGAACATCGCCGCCTCCACGTCCTCGGCCCCCTCGCCGCCCGCGAGCAGCAGCTCGCCGATACGCAGCGTCAGGTCCAGCACCCGGGGGACCGCGGGCCCGGCCTCCTCGTCGTGCTTCTGGGCCGCCTCCAGCGTGGGCCGTTCGTGGACCGGCATCCGCAGCATGGTGCGCATCCGGTCCTGCCAGGGCGCCTCCTTGGCCAGCCGGACCATGGGAAAGCCGTGGGCCGGGGTGAAGGCGGGCGGCGAGTTCTGGGCGCTGTACGTCTGCGGCGGGGTGAAGGCGGAACCCTCGGGCTCGGCCGCGGACTCGGCGGACAGACCGGGCGGAACGGCGAACTCGGAAGTGGTGGAACTGTCCTCGGGGGCGGGCGACTCCGTGCCGCTCGGCGGCGCGAACGCGCTGCGTACCTCGTCCGACTGCGGCTTGCGGTCCTCGGGACCGTCCGTGTCAGCCACCACTCGCTCCGCTCCCACCTCTTCCGTACCGTGTCTGCAGCCTGCCCAGTATGAGCACGGATACGGGCCCCACCGCCTGCTGACGGCCGCGGGCGGTGCCTCCCCGGTGGCAGGCCCAGAGGCAAGCACAGAGGGAGACACCGCCCGCGGGAGCAGCGATCGGTGGCGCGCCGGGGCGCCGGATCAGCCGTGGATCAGTGCGATCCGCCCTGTGCCTGAAGGCGCTTGTACGAGTTCTCGACCTCGGCCTCGGCCTCGCTGCGGCCGACCCAGTCGGCGCCCTCGACGGACTTGCCGGGCTCCAGGTCCTTGTAGACCTCGAAGAAGTGCTGGATCTCCAGACGGTCGAACTCCGACACGTGGTGGATGTCGCGCAGGTGCTCGA from Streptomyces sp. NBC_01267 harbors:
- a CDS encoding threonine/serine ThrE exporter family protein; protein product: MVADTDGPEDRKPQSDEVRSAFAPPSGTESPAPEDSSTTSEFAVPPGLSAESAAEPEGSAFTPPQTYSAQNSPPAFTPAHGFPMVRLAKEAPWQDRMRTMLRMPVHERPTLEAAQKHDEEAGPAVPRVLDLTLRIGELLLAGGEGAEDVEAAMFAVTQAYGLERCEPTVTFTLLSISHQPSLVDDPVTASRTVRRRGTDYTRLAAVYHLIDDITSEDVDVSLEEAYRGLAGIRRNRHPYPGWALTLASGTLAGAASVLVGGSTLVFFAAMVGAMMGDRLAWLCAGRGLPEFYQFAVAAMPPAAMGVALTLANVPELRASAVITGGLFALLPGRALVAGVQDGLTGYYITASARLLEVVYFFISIVIGVLIVLYLGLKLGADQLDAEAALLTVDRPVIQILAAMMLTFAFAILLQQDRSTVLMVTLNGGVAWVIYGALHYAGGFSPVPSTAIAAGLVGLFGQLFSRYRYASALPYVTAAIGPLLPGSATYFGMLYIAHNDVNHGLASLTKAAALALAIAIGVNLGGEISRLFMYAPGVVGGQRRAAKRTRGF